One Lactobacillus crispatus DNA segment encodes these proteins:
- the pepC gene encoding aminopeptidase C, with translation MVKEINNDTINKFEQDLANHPVFDVASHAAQENGIYKASQNLQTKIDLDPTFSIEIDTGNPADQKQSGRCWMFSALNTMRHPLQKKFKLKDFELSQNYTNFWDKFEKSNWFFENVIATADKDLGDRKVSFLFATPQQDGGQWDMLCGIIEKYGIVPKSVYPETANATNSSALNDTLNTLLRKDGLELRKLVQDGKSEDEVQARKEEMLNDVFRILATSLGVPPKKFNFEYRDDDKNYHIDRDITPKEFFDKYVGMDLANHISTINAPTNDKPFHKVFSVEYLGNVEGGRQVRHLNLKVDEMKDLIIKQLKSGEVVWFGSNVVKDSERRAGLLDTNLYRRDQLFDADFTMSKADMLDSGESMMDHAMVITGVDIVDSKPTKWKIENSWGEKPGFKGYFVMSDSWFDSFVYQAVINKKFLPEDLKKAYDEGKDNPIQLLPWDPMGALAFKY, from the coding sequence ATGGTAAAAGAAATCAACAATGATACTATTAATAAATTTGAACAAGACTTAGCTAACCACCCTGTTTTTGATGTGGCTAGTCACGCTGCTCAAGAAAACGGTATCTACAAAGCTAGTCAAAACTTACAAACTAAGATCGACCTAGATCCAACCTTCTCAATCGAAATTGATACAGGTAACCCTGCCGATCAAAAGCAGTCTGGTCGCTGCTGGATGTTCAGTGCTTTAAACACTATGCGTCACCCATTACAAAAGAAATTTAAGTTAAAGGACTTCGAATTATCTCAAAATTACACTAACTTCTGGGATAAATTTGAAAAGTCTAACTGGTTCTTTGAAAATGTGATCGCAACTGCTGATAAGGACTTGGGCGATCGTAAAGTTTCATTCTTATTTGCGACTCCTCAACAAGACGGCGGTCAATGGGACATGCTTTGCGGTATTATTGAAAAATATGGTATCGTTCCTAAGAGTGTTTATCCAGAAACTGCTAATGCTACTAATTCAAGTGCATTAAACGACACTTTAAATACTTTGCTTCGTAAAGATGGTCTTGAGTTACGTAAATTAGTTCAAGATGGCAAGTCAGAAGATGAAGTACAAGCTCGCAAGGAAGAAATGCTAAACGATGTCTTCCGTATTTTGGCTACTTCATTGGGTGTTCCACCAAAGAAGTTCAACTTCGAATACCGCGATGATGACAAGAATTACCATATTGACAGGGACATTACCCCAAAGGAATTCTTTGACAAATACGTTGGCATGGATTTAGCAAACCATATCTCAACTATCAATGCTCCAACTAACGACAAACCTTTCCACAAGGTATTCTCAGTTGAATACTTAGGTAACGTTGAAGGCGGTCGCCAAGTTCGCCACTTAAACCTTAAAGTTGATGAAATGAAGGACTTAATCATTAAACAATTGAAGAGTGGCGAAGTTGTTTGGTTCGGTTCAAACGTAGTTAAGGATTCTGAACGCCGTGCTGGACTTCTTGATACTAACCTTTACCGCCGTGATCAATTATTTGATGCTGACTTCACTATGTCTAAAGCCGACATGCTTGATTCTGGTGAAAGCATGATGGACCATGCCATGGTGATTACCGGTGTTGATATCGTTGACAGTAAGCCAACTAAATGGAAGATCGAAAACTCATGGGGTGAAAAACCTGGCTTTAAGGGTTACTTCGTAATGAGTGATTCTTGGTTTGATTCATTTGTTTACCAAGCAGTTATCAACAAGAAATTCTTACCAGAAGATCTTAAGAAGGCTTACGATGAAGGCAAAGATAACCCAATTCAATTATTGCCATGGGATCCAATGGGTGCCTTAGCTTTTAAATATTAA
- a CDS encoding AAA family ATPase, whose amino-acid sequence MRKLFLLRGAPGSGKSSFIARHHLNPYAISRDQIRLLLADLTVYYQEDADVLHQVIPRHVTVRTEQMVDHLVEHKMEYGETVIVDGTHIVPSAIEHFKPWVDKYHYECFVVDLMEHTTLESLLKRNQTRMHYDWVKPEVVKQMYRSYEAHPEVPYWAHKVVPNQMDHALSQRETNLDRYAHVIAVPDMVDEEDFPHVHISNFYFSFNDKFTEKYGTYRNVVSIAKTEDEAVKQFKLPYFVFKFHHKHFLISAYPIRNEMLDPIRKVKGVWTYSTGLYNVADFVKEFPENKKQHVHQFNLSKLDPTRLLHIW is encoded by the coding sequence ATGCGTAAATTATTTTTATTACGAGGTGCACCTGGCTCCGGTAAATCTTCTTTTATTGCTCGCCATCACTTAAATCCTTATGCGATCAGTCGTGATCAAATTAGGCTACTATTGGCGGATTTGACAGTTTACTATCAAGAGGATGCGGATGTTTTACACCAAGTCATTCCGCGGCACGTAACTGTGCGTACTGAGCAAATGGTGGATCACCTTGTAGAACACAAGATGGAATATGGCGAAACTGTTATTGTGGATGGGACGCATATCGTTCCAAGTGCGATTGAACATTTTAAGCCTTGGGTAGACAAGTATCACTATGAATGCTTTGTAGTAGATCTGATGGAACATACTACCTTAGAGAGTTTGCTTAAGCGTAATCAGACTAGAATGCATTACGATTGGGTTAAGCCTGAAGTGGTTAAGCAAATGTATCGTTCTTATGAAGCACATCCAGAAGTACCATACTGGGCACATAAAGTTGTGCCAAATCAGATGGATCATGCGTTGTCACAGCGTGAGACAAATTTAGATCGTTATGCTCATGTGATTGCGGTTCCTGACATGGTAGATGAAGAAGATTTTCCACATGTGCATATCTCGAACTTTTATTTTTCATTTAATGACAAGTTTACAGAAAAGTATGGAACTTATCGAAATGTAGTTTCAATTGCTAAAACTGAAGATGAAGCAGTTAAGCAGTTCAAGTTGCCATATTTTGTCTTTAAGTTTCATCACAAGCACTTTTTGATTTCAGCTTATCCAATTCGAAATGAGATGTTGGATCCGATCAGAAAGGTTAAGGGAGTTTGGACATATTCAACTGGTTTGTATAATGTAGCGGATTTTGTGAAAGAATTTCCGGAAAATAAAAAGCAACATGTGCATCAGTTCAACTTAAGTAAGTTAGATCCAACCCGCTTATTACATATTTGGTAA
- a CDS encoding dUTP diphosphatase, with translation MKTRGFEVVKKYQDQEINLPRRQTLASAGYDIEAAEDITIPSIWRLNFVRIFRLIRNGHQLYERDYEMADQILKPLLVPTGLKAYMPEDEVLILANRSSNTFKRNLALPNGIGVIDADYYNNPNNEGEIFVQMINYGVRPLHIKKGDRIAQGIFIKYLKTDDDDPISRKRVSGFGSTNEKKGD, from the coding sequence ATGAAAACACGTGGATTTGAAGTAGTCAAAAAGTATCAAGATCAGGAAATTAATCTTCCTCGCAGACAGACCCTAGCCAGTGCAGGCTATGACATCGAAGCGGCTGAAGACATTACTATCCCTAGCATTTGGCGACTAAATTTTGTGCGAATTTTTAGGTTGATTAGAAATGGACACCAGCTGTATGAGCGCGACTATGAGATGGCGGATCAGATTTTAAAGCCGTTGTTAGTGCCAACTGGACTTAAAGCTTATATGCCAGAAGATGAAGTGTTGATTTTAGCTAATCGTTCATCTAATACTTTTAAGCGTAATCTAGCTTTGCCAAATGGGATCGGCGTTATCGATGCAGATTATTACAATAATCCCAACAATGAGGGCGAAATTTTTGTACAAATGATTAATTATGGCGTACGGCCCTTGCACATCAAGAAGGGAGACCGTATTGCTCAAGGCATTTTTATCAAATACTTGAAGACCGACGATGATGATCCAATTAGTCGAAAAAGAGTTAGCGGCTTTGGATCAACTAATGAAAAGAAGGGTGATTAA